One window of the Trifolium pratense cultivar HEN17-A07 linkage group LG2, ARS_RC_1.1, whole genome shotgun sequence genome contains the following:
- the LOC123905243 gene encoding uncharacterized mitochondrial protein AtMg00810-like, with protein sequence MIDKFLNEIGFKKCVTEHGVYVKKDAAKGVIIICLYVDDLLITGSNESYISEFKGDLKEEFEMTDLGLMTYFLGIEFLRNEQGILMHQTRYASEILKKFEMDKCNVALSPAEPRSQLTKCAEEEDVDPTFYRKLIGSLRYLCNTRPDLAYSVGIASRFMERPKGSHLIVVKRILRYVKGTINYGIMFPASDRDKECKLVGYTDSNWCGDHEDRKSTAGYMFFYGGSPISWYSKKEPVVALSSCEAEYIAASLNTCQAIWLKNLIEEISQDRCETVTLKIDNVSAINLAKNPIAHGRSKHIELRFHYLREQVSNGNLALMHCRSEEQVADLLTKAVTVQVFEKLRSEMGIETVDHNMN encoded by the coding sequence ATGATTGACAAGTTCTTAAATGAAATAGGGTTTAAGAAATGTGTCACAGAACATGGAGTGTATGTCAAGAAAGATGCTGCAAAGGGAGTTATTATAATCTGtctatatgtagatgatttgctTATCACAGGAAGCAATGAATCTTATATTAGTGAGTTCAAGGGTGACTTGAAAgaagagtttgaaatgacagaTTTAGGCCTCATGACATATTTTCTAGGCATTGAGTTTCTGAGGAATGAGCAAGGAATCTTAATGCATCAGACTAGATATGCATCAGAGATTTTGAAAAAGTTTGAGATGGACAAATGCAATGTTGCATTGTCACCTGCTGAGCCAAGGTCACAGTTAACAAAATGTGCAGAAGAAGAGGATGTAGATCCTACATTCTATAGAAAGCTGATTGGTTCTCTGAGGTATTTGTGCAATACAAGGCCTGACTTGGCTTACAGTGTAGGGATTGCTAGCAGGTTCATGGAAAGGCCTAAAGGTTCACACTTGATAGTAGTGAAAAGGATACTTAGATATGTGAAAGGGACCATAAACTATGGTATTATGTTCCCTGCAAGTGACAGAGATAAAGAATGCAAGCTAGTTGGCTACACAGATTCAAATTGGTGTGGTGATCATGAAGATAGAAAATCAACTGCTGGTTATATGTTTTTCTATGGTGGatcaccaatatcatggtaTTCAAAGAAGGAACCTGTAGTGGCCCTATCCTCCTGTGAGGCAGAGTACATAGCAGCATCACTCAACACCTGTCAAGCCATTTGGTTGAAAAACCTAATTGAAGAGATCAGTCAAGACAGGTGTGAGACAGTTACTTTGAAGATTGATAATGTGTCTGCGATCAATCTTGCAAAGAACCCTATTGCTCATGGTAGAAGCAAGCATATAGAGCTGAGGTTCCATTACTTAAGAGAGCAGGTAAGCAATGGTAACTTGGCTCTAATGCATTGCAGAAGTGAAGAGCAAGTTGCAGACTTGTTAACCAAGGCTGTGACAGTACAAgtgtttgaaaaattgagaagtgAAATGGGAATTGAGACAGTGGATCACaacatgaattaa
- the LOC123906305 gene encoding U-box domain-containing protein 30 has product MPMYQPSKRDMVVGFEGGGDGQILDLDTAVKDGVLGGVDGGVVGTGVGEKLDLRKMIQELDLCEVPTVFICPISLEPMQDPVTLCTGQTYERNNILKWFNLGHFTCPTTMQELWDDSITPNTTLYRLIYTWFSQKYLLMKKRSEDVQGRASELVETLKKVKGQARVHALKELHHVVAVHATARKSVIDGGGVSVLSSLLGPFTSHAVGSEVIGILVSLTLDSESKKNLMQPAKISLMVDILNEGSIETKINCTRLIESLIEEKDFRSEIISSHSLLVGLMRLVKDKRHSNGICPGLSLLRTVCFYKEVKILLVSIGAVSQLVELLSGMEHECLELALCVLDSLSSIPEGRVALKDCVSTIPIMVRLLMRISESCTQYALSILWSVCKLAPEECSSIAVDAGLAAKLLLVIQSGCNPILKQQAAELLKLCSLNYSDTIFISKCKLTRTIQ; this is encoded by the coding sequence atgcctATGTATCAGCCATCTAAAAGGGATATGGTTGTTGGGTTTGAGGGTGGTGGGGATGGTCAGATTCTAGATCTGGACACAGCTGTTAAAGATGGTGTCTTGGGTGGTGTTGACGGTGGTGTTGTAGGAACTGGTGTTGGTGAGAAATTAGATCTGAGAAAAATGATTCAAGAGCTTGATTTATGTGAAGTACCAACTGTTTTCATTTGTCCAATCTCTCTTGAACCAATGCAAGACCCTGTTACTCTTTGTACTGGACAAACCTATGAGAGGAACAACATTCTCAAATGGTTTAACCTAGGACACTTCACATGTCCCACAACTATGCAAGAGCTTTGGGATGATTCAATCACTCCAAACACAACGCTTTATCGCCTTATATACACTTGGTTCTCTCAGAAGTActtgttgatgaagaagaggTCTGAAGATGTTCAAGGAAGAGCTTCTGAGCTTGTGGAGACACTCAAGAAGGTCAAGGGTCAAGCTCGTGTTCATGCCTTGAAGGAACTTCATCATGTTGTCGCTGTTCATGCCACTGCTCGTAAGTCTGTCATTGATGGAGGTGGTGTTTCTGTTTTGTCTTCTTTACTTGGTCCTTTTACTTCACATGCTGTTGGCTCTGAAGTTATTGGTATTCTTGTTAGTTTAACACTTGATTCTGAATCCAAAAAGAATCTTATGCAACCTGCTAAGATTTCATTGATGGTTGACATCTTGAATGAGGGTTCAATTGAGACTAAAATCAATTGCACGCGGTTGATTGAATCACTAATTGAGGAGAAGGATTTTCGTTCCGAGATTATCTCCAGCCATAGTCTTTTGGTTGGATTGATGAGGCTTGTTAAGGATAAGAGACACAGCAATGGAATCTGTCCTGGATTAAGCCTCCTCAGAACAGTGTGCTTCTATAAGGAAGTTAAGATTTTGTTAGTTAGCATTGGTGCTGTTTCTCAATTAGTTGAATTGTTGTCTGGTATGGAGCATGAATGTTTGGAATTAGCCCTTTGCGTTTTGGATTCATTGTCGTCCATACCCGAAGGCAGAGTAGCTTTGAAGGATTGTGTTAGCACCATACCCATCATGGTGAGACTTTTGATGAGGATCTCAGAAAGCTGCACTCAGTATGCATTGTCGATTTTATGGTCTGTTTGCAAGCTTGCGCCCGAGGAGTGTTCGTCAATTGCCGTCGATGCTGGGCTTGCTGCAAAGCTCCTTCTTGTAATTCAAAGTGGTTGCAATCCAATATTGAAACAACAAGCTGCTGAGCTTTTGAAACTATGTAGTTTGAATTATTCAGATACCATCTTCATTTCCAAGTGCAAGCTTACAAGAACAATCCAATGA